GACTGGCCATCGTCTCCGCGGTCGCCGGCTCGCACGGCGGCACTGTGACCGTCGAAAGCTGCCCCGGCCACACCTTGTTCACCGTCACCCTCCCGCTGGATCCGGGTCCGCGGCCCTGACAGCCCTCGCCCTGGCCCCGAGTCCTCCGCCGTCCGCAGCGTCCCCCGCCGTCGGCGGCGCTCGAGCGGCGTCGGCGGCGTCGGCGGCGTCCCCCGGCGTCGGCGGCGTCCCCCGGCGTCGGCGGCGCTCGAGCGGCGAGCGTGGACGGCGTCGTCCCGCACCTCGCGCGGGGCGCGGTCGGTGCGGGCGGGCAGGATGGAGGCATGAGTCGCCTGAGCCGCCGCAGCGAGACCCCGCCGTTCCACGTGATGGAGATCCTCAAGGCAGTCGCCGTACGGCAGCAGACGCACAACGACGTGATCCTGCTCTGCGTCGGCCAGCCCTCGACCGGGGCTCCCGTCGATGCCCGGGAGGCGGCGACCCGGGCGATCGGTGACGGCGTTCTCGGCTACACCGAGGCGGTGGGCAACCGCGACCTGCGCGAGCAGATCGCCGCGCACTACGAGCAGTGGTACGGCGTCCACGTCGGCCCGGATCAGATCGTGCTCACCACCGGGTCGTCGGCCGGCTTCACGGCGGTGTTCCTGGCCGCGTTCGACCCGGGCGACCGCGTGGTCGTCACCAGGCCGGGCTACCCGGCCTACCGCAACACCCTGCACACCCTCGGCTGCGAGGTCGTGGAGCTCGACTGCGGGCCGCAGACGCGCTACCAGCCGACCGTCGAGATGCTCGAGGCGCTGCCGCAGAAGCCGGCCGGTCTGGTGCTGGCCAGCCCGGCCAACCCCACCGGCACCGTCATCCCGGACGCCGACCTGGCCGCCGTCGTGGACTGGTGCGAGGCCAACGACTGCCTGCTGATCAGCGACGAGATCTACCACGGCATCACCTACGGCGACACCGTGGCGCAGACTGCCTGGAAGCACGGTCGCGAGGCGGTCGTCGTCGGGTCGTTCTCGAAGTACTTCTCGATGACCGGCTGGCGGCTCGGCTGGCTGCTGCTGCCCGAGCACCTCGCGCGGCCCGTCGAGCTCCTGTTGGGCAACCTCAACCTGTGCCCGCCGGCGGTGTCGCAGGCCGCCGCGCTCGGTGCGTTCACCGAGAGCGCGCAGATCGAGCTGCGCCAGCACGTCGCGCGATACGCGCGCAACCGCGAGCTGCTGATCTCGCGGCTGCCCGACATCGGCGTCACCGACGCGATCGCGCCCGACGGCGCGTTCTACGCGTACGTCGACATCGGCCACCTCACCGACGACTCGCTCGGCTGGTGCCGCGACGTCCTCGACGCGACCGGGGTCGCGATCACGCCCGGCATCGACTTCGCGCCCGTCGGGACCGGTGACCGGGCACTCGACGGAGACCGGTTCGTCCGGTTCTCGTTCTCCGGGACGGACGCCGAGATCGACGAGGCGTTCGATCGGCTGCGCGACTACGTGCGCGACCGCGGGTAGCCGCTGACCGGGCGCCGATCCCTGGCCGTCAGTGCTCGCGCGGGCGCGGGTCGCGGATAGCCGCCGACCACTTTCAGGGATCGCGCCAGTAGGCGCACTCTGCGCTGGTG
This Cumulibacter manganitolerans DNA region includes the following protein-coding sequences:
- a CDS encoding pyridoxal phosphate-dependent aminotransferase, which gives rise to MSRLSRRSETPPFHVMEILKAVAVRQQTHNDVILLCVGQPSTGAPVDAREAATRAIGDGVLGYTEAVGNRDLREQIAAHYEQWYGVHVGPDQIVLTTGSSAGFTAVFLAAFDPGDRVVVTRPGYPAYRNTLHTLGCEVVELDCGPQTRYQPTVEMLEALPQKPAGLVLASPANPTGTVIPDADLAAVVDWCEANDCLLISDEIYHGITYGDTVAQTAWKHGREAVVVGSFSKYFSMTGWRLGWLLLPEHLARPVELLLGNLNLCPPAVSQAAALGAFTESAQIELRQHVARYARNRELLISRLPDIGVTDAIAPDGAFYAYVDIGHLTDDSLGWCRDVLDATGVAITPGIDFAPVGTGDRALDGDRFVRFSFSGTDAEIDEAFDRLRDYVRDRG